The bacterium nucleotide sequence CGTTCTGGGCCAGGTGGGCCCCCATGGCCTCCGAGCCCACGTTGGTCGTCAGGACGATGATCGACTGGCGGAAGTCGACCTCCTCGTTGTTGCCCAGCACCACGGTGCCGTCCTCGAGAATGCCCAGCAGCAGGTTCCACAGCTTGGGGTGGGCCTTCTCGATCTCGTCGAAGAGGATGATCGACAGGTGCTTGTCGCCGTCGGGCGGATAGAGGCGGGCCAGCTTGCTGTCGGGCTCGCTGATCATGCCGGACTGGTTGTCCAGGGCCTTGCGGTGGTGGCGGTCGATGTTCTCCTGGCTCAGCAGCGGCCGGATCTCCCCGCCGACGTAGCCCGGCGGCGAGCCGAGGAGCTTGGAGATGTTGTAGTGGGCCGAGTACTCCTGGCAGTTGACCCGCGTGAAGGCCCGCTTGTTGCCGAAGACCGTTTCGGCCAGGGCGCGGACGGTCTCGGTCTTGCCGACGCCGGTCGGGCCCATGAACATCATCGTCAGCAGGGGGCTCTCGGGATCGTGCACCCCGGCGATGAGGCGACTGAAGCTGTCGGACAGCTTGTCGATGGCCTGGGGCTGGCCCACCACCATCTTGTTCATGTGCATCGTGAAACGGACCAGCTGGTCGTTGCGCTTGGCTTTCTGGAGGGTCTTCACGTCCATGTCCCTTTGTCTGGCGACGGCGCGTGGTCGCGGGCCGGCGCGGTTTCGGACTTCCCTGTCCGGGGCGGGGCCTCGAAGCAGAAGCCCGTCCCCTGCTGCATCCATCGGATGGGCGGGGACGGGCTTGAGCGGGAATTTCGC carries:
- a CDS encoding ATP-dependent Clp protease ATP-binding subunit, with translation MKTLQKAKRNDQLVRFTMHMNKMVVGQPQAIDKLSDSFSRLIAGVHDPESPLLTMMFMGPTGVGKTETVRALAETVFGNKRAFTRVNCQEYSAHYNISKLLGSPPGYVGGEIRPLLSQENIDRHHRKALDNQSGMISEPDSKLARLYPPDGDKHLSIILFDEIEKAHPKLWNLLLGILEDGTVVLGNNEEVDFRQSIIVLTTNVGSEAMGAHLAQNGIGFNTGISGEKMDRDVEEAAMREAKKVFPFEFLNRFDDIITYHTLKEQHLYSILDILIAQVHHRSLLCAEPFLLEITQEAKRFLVERGTDIQYGARPLKRVVEKEIVTPISHHICSDQIRKGDLITVDVDTDAGEPALVFRKETGVTSWEELESLGPFPENDWAKEDLGVKDDGGEKKEIVEEITQVVANAGAMTGAED